In Verrucomicrobiia bacterium, the following proteins share a genomic window:
- a CDS encoding SCO family protein gives MKPNPKTVFVSLAILTLGSCVTQSSPVAAQPSCCVKAEASAAFTDKSVFQTESTWTTDQGKHIKLSALAGRPQVMAMFFANCQFACPIIVNDMKRIEAALPAQLQGSVGFTLVSFDCERDTPAALAEYRRTRDLPLKSWTLMLGPPDDVLELAALLGVKFKESAAGQFAHSNIITILNAKGEIVHQQVGLNQDTQETVRLLGELVKTNRN, from the coding sequence ATGAAACCCAACCCAAAAACAGTATTCGTCAGCCTTGCAATCCTCACGCTGGGGAGTTGTGTGACACAATCGTCCCCAGTCGCCGCGCAGCCTTCTTGCTGCGTCAAGGCAGAGGCGTCGGCAGCATTTACTGACAAATCCGTTTTCCAGACGGAATCTACATGGACGACTGACCAGGGGAAACATATCAAGTTGAGCGCGCTCGCCGGACGGCCCCAAGTCATGGCGATGTTTTTCGCGAATTGCCAGTTTGCCTGTCCGATTATCGTGAATGACATGAAACGCATCGAAGCGGCCTTGCCGGCCCAATTGCAGGGCAGCGTCGGCTTCACGCTCGTTTCGTTTGATTGCGAGCGCGACACTCCAGCGGCGCTGGCCGAATACCGGCGGACGCGGGATTTGCCACTCAAAAGCTGGACACTGATGCTGGGTCCTCCGGACGACGTGCTGGAGCTGGCCGCTTTACTCGGCGTCAAATTTAAAGAGAGCGCCGCAGGGCAATTCGCCCACTCGAACATCATCACAATTCTGAACGCAAAAGGCGAGATTGTCCACCAACAGGTCGGTTTGAACCAGGACACCCAGGAAACCGTCCGTCTCCTTGGAGAGTTGGTCAAAACGAACCGAAATTAA
- a CDS encoding formylglycine-generating enzyme family protein, translating into MLGQTPPTGMALVPTGMYHPLFRSESDPKGVRVKSFYLDILPVTNGDFLAFVRANHRWQRSRVKKIFADEFYLKNWAGDLDPGSNAPASVPVTDVSWFAAKAYAQWKGKRLPTVTEWEYAASASSTQANGEQDPEFKRQVLKWYCTPATAKLSPVGLDQTNFWGIHDLHELVWEWVADFNSALLAGGAQGDTGLDRQLFCGGGAQGAADVQDYPAFMRYAFRSSLKAGYCVHNLGFRCAKDL; encoded by the coding sequence ATGCTTGGACAAACTCCGCCGACCGGCATGGCTTTGGTTCCAACCGGAATGTATCATCCGCTTTTTCGCTCGGAATCAGATCCCAAAGGGGTTCGGGTTAAATCGTTTTACCTCGATATTCTGCCCGTCACAAACGGCGACTTTTTGGCATTCGTCCGGGCCAATCATCGCTGGCAACGCTCGCGGGTGAAAAAGATTTTCGCCGACGAATTCTATCTCAAGAATTGGGCCGGCGATCTCGACCCCGGTTCCAACGCGCCCGCCAGTGTCCCGGTGACAGACGTTTCCTGGTTTGCCGCCAAAGCTTACGCGCAATGGAAAGGCAAACGGTTGCCAACCGTCACCGAATGGGAGTACGCCGCGTCGGCCAGTTCGACGCAAGCCAACGGCGAGCAGGACCCGGAGTTCAAACGCCAAGTGCTGAAATGGTACTGCACTCCCGCGACGGCGAAACTTTCACCTGTGGGTTTGGACCAGACGAATTTCTGGGGAATTCACGATTTGCACGAACTGGTTTGGGAATGGGTGGCCGATTTCAACTCGGCCCTGCTCGCCGGCGGCGCACAGGGCGACACCGGACTGGATCGCCAACTGTTTTGTGGTGGTGGCGCTCAAGGAGCGGCGGACGTTCAAGATTATCCGGCCTTCATGCGCTACGCATTCCGTAGCAGCCTCAAAGCGGGCTATTGCGTCCACAATCTCGGCTTCCGTTGCGCGAAAGATTTATGA
- the nirK gene encoding copper-containing nitrite reductase: MMIIRFVPILRKSAAAALVAGLMAGQVSVGQDETAAQPNGAKVIDPGVTGVETAILAQAPNVPPPIRRKHPTKVIVNLEVREVTKRLADGVQYVFWTFGGDVPGSFIRIREGDQVEFHLNNHQDNKMPHSIDLHAVSGPGGGAASSFTAPGHSSVFSFKALHCGLFVYHCATAPVGMHIGNGMYGLILVEPKEGLPPVDHEYYVMQGEFYATGQFGEEGLQGFDMVKAVDEKPPYVVFNGAVDSLVGDRALKAKVGETTRLFFGNGGPNLTSSFHIIGGQFDTLYEDGTMTNVLHNVQTTPVPPGSAVVVDFKAHAPGTYVLVDHAIFRAFNKGALGMLKVDGPQNLLVYSGKEVDATYIGKAAEAGSEAEKRVLALTAEVAQQIKGNPKIADLNKQIQIQKGKGVFMQTCFVCHQPNGQGLPGQIPPLALSDFLATKDKENIIRGVISGRSGPIVVNGKPYNGTMIPLPYLTDEQIANVLTYVGNSWGNSNAAVTIQEVAKVRHEAPPAQANPYE; encoded by the coding sequence ATGATGATTATTCGATTTGTTCCAATCCTGCGGAAGTCTGCCGCCGCCGCGCTTGTGGCAGGTTTGATGGCAGGCCAAGTGTCAGTCGGGCAGGACGAAACGGCTGCGCAGCCTAATGGCGCAAAAGTGATTGACCCTGGCGTCACCGGAGTTGAAACCGCGATCTTGGCGCAAGCGCCCAATGTTCCGCCGCCCATCAGGCGCAAACACCCCACCAAAGTAATCGTCAATCTGGAGGTCAGGGAGGTAACCAAGCGCCTGGCGGACGGTGTCCAGTATGTCTTCTGGACCTTTGGCGGCGATGTGCCGGGAAGTTTCATTCGCATCCGCGAAGGCGACCAGGTGGAGTTTCATTTGAACAATCATCAAGATAATAAAATGCCACACAGCATTGACCTGCACGCGGTCAGTGGACCGGGCGGGGGCGCGGCTTCATCGTTCACCGCGCCGGGGCATTCGTCTGTGTTCTCGTTCAAGGCCCTTCATTGCGGCCTTTTTGTTTATCACTGCGCGACCGCGCCAGTGGGCATGCACATCGGCAATGGCATGTATGGTTTGATTCTCGTTGAGCCGAAGGAAGGTTTGCCGCCGGTGGACCATGAGTATTACGTCATGCAGGGCGAGTTTTACGCCACCGGCCAGTTTGGCGAGGAAGGCTTGCAGGGCTTCGACATGGTTAAGGCGGTGGACGAGAAGCCGCCGTACGTGGTGTTCAACGGCGCGGTGGACTCGCTCGTCGGCGATCGGGCTTTAAAGGCGAAAGTCGGCGAAACCACCCGGCTATTCTTTGGCAACGGCGGGCCGAATCTTACTTCCTCGTTTCACATCATCGGTGGACAATTCGACACCCTCTACGAGGACGGCACGATGACTAACGTTTTGCATAACGTCCAAACCACGCCAGTGCCGCCCGGTTCGGCTGTCGTGGTGGATTTCAAGGCCCATGCGCCCGGCACGTATGTTCTGGTTGATCACGCGATCTTCCGCGCCTTCAACAAGGGAGCACTCGGCATGTTGAAAGTGGACGGACCGCAAAATCTGCTCGTCTATTCCGGCAAGGAGGTGGATGCCACTTATATCGGCAAGGCGGCCGAAGCTGGTTCGGAGGCTGAAAAGAGAGTCCTCGCATTGACAGCGGAAGTTGCGCAGCAGATTAAAGGCAATCCAAAGATCGCCGATTTGAACAAGCAGATTCAAATCCAAAAAGGTAAAGGGGTCTTTATGCAAACCTGTTTTGTCTGCCACCAGCCCAACGGCCAGGGGCTTCCAGGGCAGATTCCTCCGCTGGCGCTCTCGGACTTTCTTGCGACCAAAGACAAGGAGAATATCATTCGCGGTGTAATCTCGGGCCGCAGCGGTCCAATTGTCGTCAATGGCAAACCTTATAACGGAACGATGATACCGCTGCCTTACCTTACGGACGAACAAATCGCGAATGTGTTGACCTATGTGGGCAATAGCTGGGGAAATTCCAACGCCGCCGTGACCATCCAGGAAGTCGCCAAGGTCCGGCACGAAGCTCCTCCGGCCCAGGCCAACCCTTATGAATAG